Proteins from a genomic interval of Clostridium scatologenes:
- a CDS encoding cyclodeaminase/cyclohydrolase family protein: MLQNLNVKDFVDELASKSPAPGGGSIAALSASLASSLASMVFNLTVGKKEYMEYEDKLQKDIDESLQKVGILKDEFLELMERDTNAFLSLMKAFKMPKSTEEEVKIRKEKISEGNKQSLEIPLEVANKAYEIYNYIYIAVMYGNKNALSDAGVAASLTETAVEGAILNVKINIMGLKDESYKNELRDKCNALLEKSKKRKEEIMNTIEKKLI; the protein is encoded by the coding sequence ATGCTGCAAAACTTAAATGTAAAAGATTTCGTAGATGAATTAGCTTCTAAATCTCCAGCACCAGGTGGAGGTAGTATAGCAGCTCTTTCAGCATCTTTGGCTAGTTCTCTTGCCAGTATGGTATTTAATCTTACTGTAGGGAAAAAAGAGTATATGGAATATGAAGATAAATTGCAAAAAGATATTGATGAATCTTTGCAAAAGGTTGGAATATTGAAAGATGAGTTTTTAGAATTAATGGAAAGAGATACAAATGCTTTTTTATCACTAATGAAAGCGTTTAAGATGCCTAAAAGTACAGAGGAAGAAGTTAAAATTAGAAAAGAAAAAATATCAGAAGGAAATAAGCAGTCTTTAGAAATTCCGTTAGAAGTAGCTAATAAAGCTTATGAAATTTATAATTATATATACATAGCAGTAATGTATGGAAATAAAAATGCGTTATCAGATGCTGGTGTTGCAGCTTCATTGACAGAAACTGCAGTAGAAGGTGCTATATTAAATGTGAAAATAAATATAATGGGTTTAAAGGATGAATCATATAAAAATGAGTTAAGGGATAAATGTAATGCTTTATTAGAAAAGAGTAAAAAAAGAAAAGAAGAAATTATGAATACAATAGAAAAGAAATTGATTTAA
- the hutH gene encoding histidine ammonia-lyase: MKTVNLKGEGLTLEDIINVAYNDYKVCLTEEAREKVKKSRAIVDDIVDKDKIVYGITTGFGKFSDVTITGEQCKTLQRNLIISHACGVGRKFPKEVVRTIMLLRANNLAKGYSGIRLSVLETLLDMINKGVHPSIPEKGSLGASGDLAPLAHMVLPMLGEGEAEFQGEILSGKEAMEKAGISQVELVAKEGLALINGTQVMTSVGSLALYKAIELLKLSDITAAMTIEALRGIKDAFDPRVHEVRPHKGQVQTAKNILALLEGSSFATRQGELRVQDAYALRCVPQVHGASKDAINYVKERVETEINSVTDNPIVFENGDVISGGNFHGQPMALSFDFLGIAASEIANISERRLERLVNYQLNDLPPFLVKNGGLNSGFMITQYAAAALVSENKVLAHPASVDSIPSSANQEDHVSMGTIAARKSLEIVNNVTRVLATELMAACQAIDFRDGLKLGKGTQEVYNIVRSKVGFIEEDTVMYKELDKCEELLTSGEILKAVEGKVKVEI, translated from the coding sequence ATGAAAACTGTTAATTTAAAAGGTGAAGGACTTACTTTGGAGGACATTATAAATGTTGCCTACAATGACTATAAAGTTTGCCTTACGGAAGAGGCTAGAGAAAAAGTAAAAAAATCAAGAGCTATAGTAGATGATATAGTTGATAAAGATAAAATAGTATATGGAATTACAACAGGTTTTGGAAAATTTTCAGATGTAACTATAACAGGAGAACAGTGCAAAACACTTCAAAGAAACCTAATAATATCCCATGCTTGTGGAGTTGGACGAAAGTTTCCAAAGGAAGTAGTAAGAACAATAATGCTTTTAAGAGCAAACAATTTAGCTAAAGGATATTCAGGGATAAGATTAAGTGTTTTGGAAACTCTTTTGGATATGATTAATAAAGGTGTACATCCTTCTATACCTGAAAAGGGCTCATTAGGAGCTTCTGGAGATTTAGCACCACTTGCACACATGGTACTACCTATGCTTGGTGAAGGAGAAGCTGAATTTCAAGGAGAAATTTTATCAGGAAAAGAAGCTATGGAAAAGGCAGGTATATCTCAAGTAGAACTTGTAGCTAAAGAGGGATTAGCTCTTATAAATGGAACTCAGGTAATGACATCAGTAGGTTCACTGGCTTTATATAAGGCCATAGAGCTTTTAAAACTTAGTGATATTACTGCAGCAATGACTATAGAGGCTCTAAGAGGAATAAAAGATGCTTTTGATCCAAGAGTACATGAAGTAAGGCCTCATAAAGGTCAAGTTCAAACAGCTAAAAATATACTTGCTTTACTAGAGGGTAGCTCTTTTGCCACTAGACAGGGAGAATTAAGAGTTCAAGATGCCTATGCTTTAAGATGTGTACCACAGGTTCATGGAGCAAGTAAGGATGCTATAAATTATGTTAAAGAAAGAGTGGAAACAGAAATAAATTCTGTTACAGACAACCCTATTGTATTCGAAAATGGGGATGTAATATCAGGTGGTAATTTTCATGGTCAACCTATGGCTTTAAGTTTTGATTTCCTTGGAATTGCAGCATCTGAAATTGCTAATATATCAGAAAGAAGACTAGAAAGATTAGTGAATTACCAATTAAATGATTTACCACCATTCTTGGTGAAAAATGGTGGACTAAATTCTGGATTCATGATTACACAATATGCAGCAGCGGCTTTGGTATCAGAAAATAAAGTACTTGCACACCCAGCTAGTGTAGATTCTATTCCTTCATCAGCTAATCAAGAAGATCATGTAAGTATGGGAACTATTGCTGCTAGAAAGAGCTTAGAGATTGTAAACAATGTAACCAGAGTATTGGCAACAGAACTTATGGCTGCTTGTCAGGCTATAGATTTTAGGGATGGACTTAAATTAGGAAAAGGTACTCAGGAAGTATACAATATAGTGAGAAGTAAAGTAGGCTTCATAGAAGAAGATACAGTTATGTATAAGGAACTAGATAAGTGCGAAGAACTTTTGACTAGTGGAGAAATCTTAAAAGCAGTAGAAGGAAAGGTAAAAGTAGAAATATAA